From the genome of Excalfactoria chinensis isolate bCotChi1 chromosome 12, bCotChi1.hap2, whole genome shotgun sequence, one region includes:
- the RAD54L2 gene encoding helicase ARIP4 isoform X1 — MSDESISGSDPDLDPDLEQEDMEEEEEEDEEAMEEDNDGDDEEDLLDESDQPQEAVFSSDHVEHTEDGEWQRSTSTTSSQSERAERLLQNQHKSLASEDTKKKRAQKPSHMRRNIRKLLREDQLEAVTKAAQQEELERRKRLEQQRKDYPATIPTVSPEFLPEDIIFRAAEATQLPPQVLAEEVICLDSTSSGSEDDTKGKNSIKDEVIELSSGEDDALQIVDSSDSGNEGEEDGSEESSGSHVNDALNQSDALGQVIVNINHPPNEEDIFLAPQLAHAVKPHQIGGIRFLYDNLVESLERFKTSSGFGCILAHSMGLGKTIQVISFLDVLFRHTEAKTVLAIVPVNTLQNWLAEFNMWLPAPENLPADYNSKEVQPRTFKVHILNDEHKTTAARAKVVNDWVMEGGVLLMGYEMYRLLSLKKSFATGRKKKTKKQTGPVIIDLDEEDRQQELLKGIEKALSRPGPDVVICDEGHRIKNCHASTSQALKNIRSRRRVVLTGYPLQNNLIEYWCMVDFVRPDFLGSRQEFSNMFERPILNGQCIDSTPQDVRLMRYRSHVLHSLLEGFVQRRGHNVLKVQLPSKEEHVILVRLSKIQRALYTEFMNRFRDAGNSGWLGLNPLKAFCVCCKIWNHPDVLYEALQKENLANEQDLDVDDLGTASTNSRCQPQGVKVKTESNALPSPVGEATNSKFLQSVGFNPFQERANQVVTYEWAKDILCDYQTGVLENSPKMVLLFHLVEESVKLGDKILVFSQSLSTLSVIEEFLAKRPMPNPPGSDGGVHNWVRNISYYRLDGSTSASERERLINQFNDPSNTSVWLFLLSTRAGCLGVNLIGANRVVVFDASWNPCHDAQAVCRVYRYGQKKPCHIYRLVSDYTLEKKIYDRQISKQGMSDRVVDDLNPVLNFTRREVENLLHFVEEESDLAQLSLNPSKMKESVLQLACLKYPHLITKEPFQHESLLIDRKEHKLTKAEKKAAKKSYEEEKRASVPYTRPSYAQYYPASDQSLTSIPAFSQRNWRPALKGEDKPVASVRPVQSTPIPMMPRHVPLGSAGSASSSNPAVNFPINYLQRAGVLVQKIVTTTDIVIPGTNTSTDVQARISAGESIHIIRGTKGTYIRTSDGRIFAIRTTGKPKGNEDRRAAASGSQSSSLESTSNGRHSASSPQLPSAEELTRPISPDSPEIISELQQYAEAAAARESRHSSPSTTTAQGHPSRTDSTPGVAARGAEQRAGIHCVAASVSSALPASGQHVDAHSVLDLRGNKRKSSSPSTPEEQTRRQQKKRQLPSSVQPYEHGYPVSGGFAMPPVSLNHNLTHPFASQPGNSLYMGAGSSYYQLPNLLPDPHLVFPVTTDPLLTAGTASSSAATSATASVPSFMLNPSLTGVLPSYSLPFTQSLLPEPRMFAPFPAPVLPSSLPRSMASAYPGYVSPHSGYPAGGFLRSQVPQFEPQEVPEVGCSSNDEDKDDDVIEITGK, encoded by the exons ACCAACCCCAGGAAGCTGTGTTCAGCAGTGACCATGTTGAGCACACAGAGGATGGAGAATGGCAGCGCTCTACTTCAACTACCTCATCGCAGAGTGAGCGGGCAGAGCGACTCTTGCAGAACCAGCACAAGAGCCTGGCCTCTGAGGACACCAAAAAGAAGAGGGCTCAGAAACCGTCTCACATGCGGAGAAACATAAG AAAGCTATTGCGTGAGGACCAACTAGAGGCCGTGACAAAGGCAGCCCAGCAGGAAGAGTTGGAGAGAAGGAAGCGGCTAGAGCAGCAACGGAAGGATTACCCAGCCACTATCCCAACCGTATCCCCCGAGTTTCTTCCTG AGGACatcattttcagagcagcagaggctACCCAGCTCCCCCCTCAGGTCCTTGCTGAGGAAGTGATCTGCCTGGACAGTACCAGCAGTGGCAGTGAAGATGatactaaaggaaaaaatagcattaaGGATG AAGTGATTGAGCTGAGTTCGGGAGAGGATGATGCCCTCCAAATTGTGGACAGCAGTGACTCTGGCAATGAAGGGGAGGAAGATGGCAGTGAAGAGAGCAGCGGCTCTCATGTGAATGATGCCTTAAATCAGTCAGATGCTCTGGGGCAAGTCATTGTCAACATCAACCATCCACCAAATGAGGAAGACATTTTCCTGGCTCCCCAGCTTGCACATGCAGTAAAACCTCATCAG ATTGGTGGGATCCGATTCCTGTATGACAACTTGGTCGAGTCCTTGGAGAGATTTAAAACCAGCAGTGGGTTTGGGTGTATTTTAGCACATAGCATGGGCCTGGGCAAGACCATACAGGTCATCTCTTTCTTGGATGTACTTTTTCGGCACACGGAGGCCAAGACTGTTCTTGCCATTGTACCT GTGAATACGCTCCAAAACTGGCTAGCAGAATTTAACATGTGGCTCCCAGCACCTGAAAACCTTCCTGCTGATTATAACTCCAAAGAGGTCCAGCCTCGAACCTTCAAAGTCCACATCCTGAATGATGAACACAA GACAACAGCTGCACGTGCAAAGGTGGTGAATGACTGGGTGATGGAGGGCGGTGTGCTGCTGATGGGATATGAGATGTACCGCCTCCTTTCACTGAAGAAGTCCTTTGCCactggaaggaagaagaaaacaaagaagcaaactgGCCCCGTCATTATTGACTTGGATGAAGAAGACCGGCAGCAAGAGCTTCTGAAAG GGATTGAGAAAGCTTTGTCTCGCCCTGGCCCAGATGTGGTTATTTGTGATGAGGGGCACCGCATCAAGAACTGCCATGCCAGCACCTCGCAGGCCCTGAAGAACATCCGCTCCCGGCGGCGGGTGGTGCTGACCGGCTACCCGCTCCAGAACAACCTCATTGAGTACTGGTGCATGGTAGACTTTGTCCGACCTGACTTCCTAGGCTCACGGCAGGAATTCAGCAACATGTTTGAACGCCCCATCCTGAACGGGCAATGTATTGACAGCACCCCTCAGGATGTGCGTCTCATGAGGTATCGCAGCCACGTCCTGCATAGCCTGCTGGAGGGCTTTGTGCAGCG GCGGGGGCACAATGTGCTGAAGGTTCAGCTCCCCTCTAAGGAAGAACATGTCATTTTGGTACGTCTGTCGAAGATCCAGCGGGCCCTTTATACGGAGTTCATGAACCGGTTCCGAGATGCAGGCAACAGCGGCTGGCTGGGACTGAACCCACTCAAAGCTTTCTGTGTCTGCTGTAAG ATCTGGAACCATCCAGATGTGTTGTATGAAGCTCTGCAAAAGGAGAACTTAGCAAATGAGCAGGACTTGGATGTGGACGACCTTGGCACAGCAAGCACCAATTCCCGCTGCCAGCCTCAAGGAGTTAAAGTCAAAACAGAGAGTAATGCTTTGCCATCACCAGTTGGAGAAGCCACTAACAGCAAGTTCCTCCAGAGCGTTGGCTTCAACCCCTTTCAGGAGAGGGCAAATCAGGTTGTTACTTATGAGTGG GCCAAAGACATCTTGTGTGATTACCAGACAGGAGTCTTGGAAAACTCACCCAAAATGGTGTTACTGTTCCACCTAGTTGAGGAGAGCGTGAAGCTTGGAGACAAGATCTTGGTCTTCAG CCAGAGCCTGTCCACTCTGTCTGTCATCGAAGAGTTTTTGGCAAAGAGACCAATGCCAAATCCTCCAGGCTCAGACGGAGGAGTTCACAACTGGGTCCGAAATATCAGCTATTACA GGCTGGATGGCAGCACCTCTGCCTCAGAAAGGGAACGACTGATTAACCAGTTCAATGATCCGAGCAACACTTCTGTTTGGCTCTTCCTTCTGTCCACACG TGCTGGCTGTTTGGGTGTCAACCTCATTGGTGCGAACAGAGTGGTGGTGTTTGATGCTTCTTGGAACCCATGCCACGACGCCCAGGCTGTGTGCCGAGTGTACCGCTACGGGCAGAAGAAGCCGTGCCACATTTACAGATTGGTGTCTGATTACACCCTGGAGAAGAAGATCTATGACCGTCAGATCTCCAAGCAGGGCATGTCAG ATCGGGTGGTGGATGACCTGAACCCGGTGCTGAACTTCACCCGACGGGAGGTGGAgaatctgctgcattttgtggAAGAGGAATCCGACCTTGCTCAGCTCTCCCTCAATCCAAGCAAGATGAAGGAGTCGGTTCTACAGTTAGCCTGTCTCAAGTATCCTCACCTCATCACCAAG GAGCCTTTTCAACATGAATCACTGCTGATTGACCGGAAGGAGCACAAGCTGAccaaggcagagaagaaagcagccaAGAAGAGCTATGAGGAGGAAAAGCGAGCATCCGTCCCCTACACTCGGCCGTCCTACGCACAATATTACCCAGCCAGTGACCAGAGCCTGACGAGCATCCCTGCCTTCAGCCAGAGGAACTG GCGACCAGCCCTCAAAGGCGAGGACAAGCCAGTGGCAAGTGTCCGCCCAGTTCAGTCCACTCCCATTCCTATGATGCCTCGGCATGTCCCCTTGGGCAGTGCAGGATCAGCCTCAAgttccaaccctgctgtcaACTTCCCCATCAATTATCTGCAGCGAGCCGGTGTCCTTGTGCAGAAGATTGTCACAACCACAG ATATTGTGATTCCGGGTACAAACACATCCACTGATGTACAGGCAAGAATCAGTGCTGGAGAGAGCATCCACATCATCCGAGGGACGAAAG GGACGTACATCCGGACCAGTGATGGGCGGATTTTTGCTATCCGGACCACTGGGAAGCCAAAGGGCAATGAAGACCGTCGGGCAGCTGCCTCAG GCTCCCAGAGCTCTTCGCTGGAGTCCACAAGCAACGGCAGACACAGTGCCTCATCCCCGCAGCTTCCCAGCGCGGAGGAGCTCACTCGGCCCATATCCCCCGACAGCCCCGAAATCATCAGCGAGCTGCAGCAGTACGCGGAGGCGGCGGCAGCCCGGGAGTCCCGGCAcagctcccccagcaccaccacagCACAAGGCCACCCGTCCCGCACGGACAGCACGCCCGGCGTAGCGGCTCGAGGAGCTGAGCAGCGCGCGGGGATTCACTGCGTGGCTGCCTCCGTGTCTTCAGCCCTGCCAGCCTCTGGCCAGCACGTGGATGCCCACTCGGTGTTGGACTTACGGGGCAACAAGCGCAAGTCGAGCTCGCCGTCGACTCCGGAGGAGCAAACCCGCAGGCAGCAGAAGAAGCGCCAGCTGCCGTCGTCCGTGCAGCCGTACGAACACGGGTACCCCGTCTCCGGTGGGTTCGCCATGCCTCCTGTCTCTTTAAACCACAACCTAAcccatccatttgcctcccagcCAGGAAACTCCTTGTACATGGGCGCTGGCTCCTCTTACTACCAGCTGCCCAATTTACTCCCAGACCCTCATCTGGTGTTCCCTGTGACTACTGACCCTCTGCTGACAGCCGGCACCgccagctcttctgctgctaCCTCAGCCACCGCCAGCGTCCCCTCATTCATGCTAAACCCTTCTCTGACGGGGGTGCTGCCCAGTTACTCGCTTCCCTTCACTCAGTCCCTCCTGCCCGAGCCCAGGATGTTCGCTCCTTTCCCAGCCCCCGTCCTGCCTAGCAGCCTTCCCAGGAGCATGGCATCCGCCTACCCTGGCTACGTGTCCCCTCACTCGGGCTACCCGGCCGGGGGCTTCCTCCGCTCCCAGGTGCCTCAGTTTGAACCCCAGGAGGTCCCAGAGGTGGGATGCAGCTCTAATGACGAGGACAAAGACGACGATGTTATAGAGATCACAGGGAAATAA